One stretch of Candidatus Binatia bacterium DNA includes these proteins:
- a CDS encoding ABC transporter substrate-binding protein, which yields MALNKVRMLCSDISHMPLHTIFRHSGVTEKYGFELEVDIANLKTGDSVIKMSERAPGLLTGKYEFLSGLHHETYIYRAKGDKRLVYLAQTQNDWDDRLIARPEIKFPKQLEGKRILTGKAPCVGGNLEQSLKRAGVDTSQVELVYGPRERRLQAHEAVEMVARGEVDAANVDIPFDLQGRKKGLNVIQLPALPVIHNTTICANMDYVLKNEDTVIAFLKALIEAIHFFKTEKQKSRALLKKHLVPLLHLEGDDEVDYLHDQWSKLLSAKPYPHPLAVWNVYDLDVGHDPKVNFIGPLEIWDTHYLRIVDDSGFIDGLYGQSARA from the coding sequence ATGGCTTTAAACAAAGTTCGGATGCTCTGCAGCGATATTTCCCACATGCCTTTGCACACGATTTTTCGTCATTCGGGAGTGACCGAGAAATACGGCTTCGAGCTGGAAGTCGATATCGCCAATTTGAAAACCGGAGATTCGGTCATCAAAATGTCGGAGCGCGCGCCGGGGCTGCTCACCGGCAAATATGAATTTCTCAGCGGCTTGCATCACGAGACTTACATCTATCGCGCCAAAGGAGACAAACGGCTCGTTTACTTGGCGCAAACCCAAAACGACTGGGACGATCGCCTGATCGCAAGGCCCGAGATCAAGTTTCCGAAGCAACTGGAAGGCAAGAGAATTTTGACCGGCAAGGCGCCGTGCGTCGGCGGCAATCTCGAACAGTCTCTCAAGCGCGCGGGCGTGGACACATCGCAAGTCGAGCTCGTGTACGGCCCGCGCGAGCGGAGGTTACAGGCGCACGAAGCGGTGGAAATGGTCGCTCGCGGCGAGGTCGACGCGGCGAACGTGGATATCCCGTTCGATCTTCAGGGCCGGAAGAAAGGCTTGAACGTGATTCAGCTTCCGGCTCTTCCGGTCATTCACAACACGACGATTTGCGCCAACATGGACTACGTGCTCAAAAACGAAGATACCGTGATCGCCTTTCTCAAAGCGCTGATCGAGGCGATCCACTTCTTCAAGACCGAAAAACAAAAATCGCGCGCGCTGCTAAAAAAGCATTTGGTTCCGCTGCTTCATCTCGAAGGCGACGATGAGGTGGATTACCTCCATGACCAGTGGAGCAAGCTTCTTTCGGCCAAACCTTATCCGCACCCGCTGGCCGTTTGGAACGTTTACGACCTAGACGTGGGGCACGATCCCAAAGTGAATTTTATCGGCCCATTGGAAATTTGGGACACGCACTACCTGCGGATCGTCGACGACAGCGGCTTCATCGACGGACTCTACGGGCAGAGCGCGAGGGCGTGA